In the Drosophila takahashii strain IR98-3 E-12201 chromosome 3R, DtakHiC1v2, whole genome shotgun sequence genome, one interval contains:
- the LOC108064445 gene encoding protein hook, with the protein MAFSTQKEFFHVPFNNETYEFECIDACVKLKSYPSTIDDRSWSANEDKKSQFVADLVACNSPIKKERDGDARPKPRTTTPLGPEDEYGSNLVVGDSLINAADDTIGRMQDLMIKNNMLQKKLADSDEKLRTANQESDEIKRIMDQRYDPDKSKALKNKIRQLADDGKITPQDEKELNDLQAAIDDMNKAHDILEAENANLKRLIDKQSKRCKLDSIPVEPEKSTDIPYLQKKIDDLGKEVALLREFEDEVMKRCAKKCGAEGGGGGGGAPAGSRGGSPGKGSFSPNKDADNIQKILADRDALRKKCKELEELGEKVNQLEEKANEAECLTNNLEENLRQQCHCMQQLQCEMQDMQSYYENEVDKAKGNEEILKCRCNQMKQELVAAKCAAQRAQCQQMEIDVLRNELRKRDIAINAYDCQYQQLMMKAKMFKSAGYRFLDDLPPDCSESCVDGAEDDEEEGNGAP; encoded by the exons ATGGCGTTCTCCACGCAAAAGGAGTTCTTTCACGTGCCGTTCAACAACGAGACATACGAATTCGAGTGCATCGATGCGTGCGTTAAGCTGAAGAGCTATCCATCCACCATCGACGACAGATCGTGGTCGGCCAACGAGGACAAGAAGTCGCAGTTTGTGGCCGATCTGGTGGCCTGCAATTCACCGATCAAGAAGGAGCGTGACGGCGATGCAAGGCCAAAGCCTAGGACAACGACTCCCTTGGGTCCGGAGGATGAGTACGGCAGCAACTTGGTTGTGGGCGACAGTCTGATTAATGCCGCCGACGACACCATCGGCCGAATGCAGGATCTGATGATCAAGAACAACATGCTGCAGAAGAAACTGGCCGACTCCGATGAAAAGCTGAGGACTGCAAATCAGGAGAGTGACGAGATCAAGCGGATTATGGACCAGCGCTACGATCCGGACAAGAGCAAggctctgaaaaataagatcAGGCAGCTGGCCGACGACGGCAAGATCACTCCGCAGGACGAGAAGGAGCTGAACGATCTGCAGGCGGCCATCGACGACATGAACAAGGCCCACGACATTCTCGAGGCGGAGAATGCCAATCTAAAGCGGCTGATTGACAAGCAATCGAAGCGCTGCAAGCTGGACAGCATTCCCGTGGAGCCGGAAAAGAGCACCGACATTCCGTACCTGCAGAAGAAGATCGACGATCTGGGCAAGGAGGTGGCCCTACTGCGCGAGTTCGAGGACGAGGTGATGAAGCGGTGTGCTAAGAAGTGCGGTGCCGAGggaggcggcggtggaggTGGAGCTCCTGCAGGCTCAAGGGGCGGTTCTCCTGGCAAGGGCAGCTTCTCGCCGAACAAGGATGCCGATAATATCCAAAAGATCCTGGCCGATCGCGATGCCCTGCGCAAAAAGTGCAAGGAACTGGAGGAGCTGGGCGAAAAGGTTAACCAGCTGGAGGAAAAGGCCAACGAGGCGGAGTGCTTGACGAACAACCTGGAGGAGAATCTGCGGCAGCAGTGCCACTGCATGCAGCAGTTGCAGTGCGAGATGCAGGACATGCAGAGCTACTACGAGAACGAGGTGGACAAGGCCAAGGGAAACGAGGAGATACTAAAG TGTCGGTGCAATCAGATGAAGCAGGAGCTAGTGGCTGCCAAGTGCGCCGCCCAGCGGGCCCAGTGCCAGCAAATGGAGATCGATGTGCTGCGCAACGAGCTGCGGAAGCGGGATATAGCCATCAACGCCTACGACTGCCAGTACCAGCAGCTAATG ATGAAGGCCAAGATGTTCAAGAGCGCCGGCTACCGTTTCCTCGACGATCTGCCGCCCGATTGCAGCGAGAGTTGTGTCGATGGGGCCGAGGATGATGAGGAGGAGGGAAACGGAGCGCCCTGA
- the mRpL45 gene encoding large ribosomal subunit protein mL45 codes for MEKLASAKTCLKLLQVVPGVQQAVTIPGGMVNPLQNLIQMQQVRHRQTKHWQPEFKRLRKQKFVKMDLPNLREKQEDISKEEMRSRMKERGVLPPRPWMERPFHISCTGGIFEAYVPPEGDGKKSIISSTGAKQKLEFLEKKSKSLMAVRKIRSYEESFSSDEFGAEAQEIYIQAHTHMAAKDKYKIREFVSERCYPEMMHNVKDKTIRWKFLQSLEPPRVVHARVTEVITKENQFAQVTVRFHSQQMLAIYDRFGRLMHGSEILTKDVLEYVVFEKHISNEYGKWRLHDKIIPDWLPAKQPAPITYRLIEDVEEEPPKELSAGEGEKETKPLEIGSEQPREQLQLSTPVESRAKPSLSI; via the exons aTGGAGAAGCTTGCGTCGGCCAAAACGTGTCTCAAACTGTTGCAG GTTGTGCCCGGCGTGCAGCAGGCGGTCACCATTCCAGGTGGAATGGTTAATCCGCTCCAGAATCTGATCCAAATGCAGCAGGTGCGCCACCGACAGACGAAGCACTGGCAGCCCGAGTTCAAGCGCCTGCGCAAGCAGAAGTTCGTGAAGATGGATCTGCCCAATCTGCGCGAGAAACAGGAGGACATCAGCAAGGAGGAGATGCGCAGCCGGATGAAGGAGCGCGGTGTTCTGCCGCCGCGTCCCTGGATGGAGCGTCCGTTCCACATCAGTTGCACCGGCGGCATCTTCGAGGCGTATGTCCCGCCGGAGGGCGATGGCAAGAAGTCGATCATCTCGTCGACGGGCGCCAAACAGAAGCTTGAGTTCCTGGAGAAGAAGTCCAAGAGCCTGATGGCCGTGCGCAAGATTCGCTCCTACGAGGAGAGCTTTAGCAGCGACGAGTTCGGCGCCGAGGCCCAGGAAATCTACATCCAGGCGCACACGCACATGGCCGCCAAGGATAAGTACAAGATCCGTGAGTTCGTCAGCGAACGGTGCTATCCGGAGATGATGCACAACGTCAAGGACAAGACCATTCGCTGGAAGTTCCTGCAGTCGCTGGAGCCGCCGCGCGTCGTCCATGCCCGCGTCACCGAGGTGATCACCAAGGAGAACCAGTTCGCCCAGGTCACCGTGCGCTTCCACAGCCAACAGATGCTGGCCATCTACGACCGCTTCGGCCGCCTGATGCACGGCAGCGAGATCCTCACCAAGGACGTGTTGGAGTATGTTGTCTTTGAGAAGCACATCTCCAATGAGTACGGCAAGTGGCGGCTGCACGACAAGATCATCCCCGATTGGCTTCCGGCCAAGCAGCCGGCTCCCATCACCTATCGCCTCATCGAGGACGTGGAGGAGGAGCCGCCAAAGGAACTGAGTGCTGGCGAAGGAGAAAAGGAAACCAAACCACTGGAGATAGGCAGCGAACAGCCCagggagcagctgcagctgtcCACGCCGGTCGAGAGCCGTGCGAAACCTTCCCTGTCCATTTGA
- the LOC108064444 gene encoding uncharacterized protein, whose protein sequence is MARTLRETIPFRLTYQHQSFGRCSRERMSVFLIALFACLLFHQDLAYLLDRTCEGHVELGPKITAGIDARYYDTAWMASLYDGKREFVGGGSLISKRFVLTAAHSGAKNPQFVRLGEKDRSCQISICTAVKEYTVQRFIRHPRFDEHSSKMLNDIALIRLTDSVEYTDNIRPICIIVDDSVHFPEDMFVRAYGWGLTTTTTTELSDVIKTIRLRQTRPSECYDSLHVNLTDSQFCAGAFLGGDTCNGDSGGPLAADFEYQGKTSYVQIGIVSYGSTKCNTKGVYTRVENYQKWIVDTVQMYEERLVYPDCGSEWHGDIAVRLWEMTLLQRTIIGTLISDRFVLTVASDLPTDVTKITVRSRYHTDEIRVLKIDKHPKFSPSSKSKENNIALLELAQPVLIQDLVKPICLTVNSTPLKTLTALLYADNRRILGLQRQQLARIDNSVCSTKTGLPVEPNQLCVEKPSGYRYDLPGSVLGTYKEVNGVKRYLLVGIISHIKNGVIVFTNVQSFEDFIKEKVVGESMAVTSTYNQWTSPKLTYRNPPGSKNNI, encoded by the exons ATGGCACGA ACTCTCCGGGAGACCATCCCATTCAGACTCACTTATCAGCATCAGTCGTTCGGCAGATGCTCGAGGGAGAGGATGTCTGTGTTCTTGATAGCTCTGTTCGCGTGTCTGCTTTTCCACCAGGACTTAGCCTACCTCCTGGATAGGACATGCGAAGGACATGTAGAGCTCGGCCCAAAAATTACCGCTGGGATAGACGCTCGGTATTACGACACCGCATGGATGGCCAGCTTATACGATGGTAAAAGGGAATTCGTAGGCGGTGGAAGTCTTATCTCTAAGC gctTCGTTCTAACAGCTGCCCACAGCGGAGCCAAAAACCCACa ATTCGTGCGTCTTGGGGAAAAGGATAGATCTTGCCAGATATCGATTTGCACGGCTGTTAAAGAGTACACCGTGCAGCGGTTTATCCGTCATCCCAGGTTTGATGAACACTCCTCGAAAATGTTAAATGATATTGCTCTAATTAGACTGACCGATTCAGTGGAATATACTG ATAACATCCGACCGATTTGCATTATCGTAGATGACTCCGTACACTTTCCGGAAGACATGTTTGTTAGAGCTTATGGCTGGGGCTTAACAACGACCACCACAACGGAATTGAGCGATGTAATTAAGACCATCCGCTTAAGGCAAACACGACCGAGCGAATGCTACGATTCCCTTCATGTGAACCTCACCGATAGCCAGTTCTGCGCAGGAGCATTCCTTGGAGGCGATACCTGCAATGGCGATTCCGGTGGCCCCTTGGCGGCGGACTTCGAGTATCAGGGGAAAACAAGCTATGTGCAGATTGGGATCGTAAGCTACGGCTCTACAAAATGTAATACCAAAGGTGTTTACACAAGGGTAGAGAACTACCAGAAGTGGATAGTGGATACGGTGCAGATGTACGAGGAGCGCCTTGTATATCCGGATTGCGGGAGTGAATGGCATGGCGATATTGCTGTCCGTCTCTGGGAGATGACTCTTCTTCAGCGCACTATAATAGGCACTCTGATCAGTGACC GATTTGTTCTGACTGTTGCTAGTGATTTGCCCACAGATGTGACTAAAAT AACCGTGCGATCAAGATACCATACGGACGAAATTCGTGTCCTTAAGATCGACAAGCACCCCAAATTCTCACCCTCGTCAAAATCAAAAGAGAACAATATAGCTTTGCTTGAACTAGCTCAACCAGTGTTAATCCAag ATCTTGTGAAACCAATCTGCCTCACAGTGAACTCAACTCCATTGAAAACTTTAACGGCCCTTCTCTATGCTGATAATAGGCGAATTTTGGGCCTTCAAAGACAACAACTGGCCCGGATCGATAATTCCGTTTGCTCCACAAAAACTGGATTGCCGGTTGAACCAAATCAGTTGTGTGTCGAGAAACCTAGCGGTTATAGGTACGATTTACCTGGTTCAGTATTAGGTACTTATAAGGAGGTTAACGGCGTCAAAAGGTATCTACTGGTTGGCATAATTAGCCATATTAAGAACGGGGTGATCGTCTTCACTAATGTTCAAAGTTTTGAGGactttataaaagaaaaagttgtAGGTGAAAGTATGGCAGTAACCAGCACGTATAATCAGTGGACAAGCCCTAAACTTACATATCGCAATCCGCCaggatcaaaaaataacatatag
- the loco gene encoding regulator of G-protein signaling loco isoform X4 has translation MNRALPANASPFRRAWGQSSFRTPRSDKVAKEQQQPGQSSPVRRTASMNASDNDMYIKTLMLDSSDLKSTRSQHQLSLLQVPKILTTPAPPSSITASVAPEDAAQEHGCPSNWGGSFERMLQDAAGMQTFSEFLKKEFSAENIYFWTACERYRLLESEADRVVQAREIFGKHLANSSSDPVNVDSQARSLTEEKLAGAAPDIFAPAQKQIFNLMKFDSYQRFIRSDMYKSCVEAEQKNQPLPYSGLDLDELLKTNFHMGAFSKLKKSASNAEDRRRKSLLPWHRKTRSKSRYRTEIMADLQHSLMPAPPLPPPAPLTSASLKLVSGQNSLSDIHSSRSSLSSFDAATTATGGGGQGASAESVCSLCRVILTDGATTIVQTRAGETVGELVERLLEKRNLVYPYYDIVFQGSTKSIDVQQPSQMLAGKEVLIERRVAFKLDLPDPKVISVKSKPKKQLHEVIRPILSKYNYKMEQVQVIMRDTQAPLDLNQPVTMADGQRLRIVLLNPDFQVGGGSSMPPKQSKPMKPLPQGQLDELTNKVFNELLASKADAAASERSRPVDLCSMKSNEAPSEASSSSLFERMRRQQRDGGGNIPGSKLPKLKKKSTTGSQQSEEATAADPKKPIIAKLKAGVKLQVTERVAEHQDELLEGLKRAQLARLEDQRGTEINFDLPDFLKNKENLSAAVSKLRKVRASLSPVSKAASTPTEIPQPAPRLSITRGQQTVSPMKVDQEPETELSAETQDPTELAKAPPPLPPKPKVLPIKPSNWGVAVTQPTGNYCNKFSPTSKQVPTSPKEASKPAAFASKIPLELGRKSLEEAGSRCAYLDEPSSSFV, from the exons AACCGCGCTCTGCCCGCCAATGCCTCGCCCTTCCGCCGAGCCTGGGGACAGTCTTCCTTCCGCACTCCCCGCTCCGACAAGGTGgccaaggagcagcagcagccgggcCAGTCGTCGCCAGTGAGACGCACTGCCTCGATGAACGCCTCCGACAACGACATGTACATCAAGACGCTGATGCTGGACTCCTCGGATCTCAAGTCGACGCGCAGTCAGCATCAGTTGAGCCTGCTACAGGTGCCCAAGATCCTGACCACGCCTGCCCCGCCCTCCTCTATCACCGCTTCCGTTGCTCCAGAGGATGCGGCCCAAGAACATGGCTGTCCGAGCAACTGGGGTGGCTCCTTCGAGCGGATGCTGCAGGATGCCGCCGGCATGCAGACCTTTTCCGAGTTCCTCAAGAAGGAGTTCTCGGCGGAGAACATCTACTTCTGGACCGCCTGCGAGCGTTACCGCCTGCTGGAATCCGAGGCGGATCGCGTGGTCCAGGCCCGTGAGATCTTTGGCAAGCATTtggccaacagcagcagtgATCCCGTCAACGTGGACTCGCAGGCACGCAGCCTCACCGAGGAGAAGCTGGCCGGTGCCGCGCCGGACATATTTGCGCCGGCCCAGAAGCAGATCTTCAACCTGATGAAGTTCGACAGCTACCAGCGATTCATCCGCTCCGACATGTACAAGAGCTGCGTGGAGGCGGAGCAGAAGAACCAGCCGCTGCCCTACAGCGGCCTGGATCTGGACGAGCTGCTCAAGACAAATTTTCACATGGGCGCCTTCTCCAAG CTCAAAAAATCGGCTAGCAATGCGGAGGATCGGCGTCGCAAGAGTCTGCTTCCCTGGCACCGCAAGACGCGGAGCAAGTCCCGTTATCGCACCGAGATAATGGCTGACCTGCAGCATTCGCTGATGCCGGCGCCACCACTTCCGCCACCTGCCCCGCTCACCAGTGCTTCGCTGAAGCTCGTCTCCGGTCAGAATTCCCTGAGCGACATACACAGCTCCAGGTCCTCGTTGTCCTCCTTTGACGCGGCCACCACCGCGACCGGCGGAGGAGGCCAAGGAGCCAGTGCGGAAAGCGTGTGCTCGCTGTGCCGGGTGATCCTCACCGATGGAGCCACTACCATAGTCCAGACGCGTGCTGGAGAAACAGTGGGAGAACTGGTGGAACGACTGCTAGAGAAGCGGAACCTAGTGTATCCCTACTACGACATTGTGTTCCAGGGCAGCACCAAGTCCATCGATGTGCAGCAGCCGTCGCAAATGCTCGCGGGCAAGGAGGTGCTGATCGAGCGGCGGGTGGCCTTCAAGCTGGACCTGCCCGATCCCAAGGTGATATCGGTGAAGAGCAAGCCCAAGAAGCAGCTGCACGAGGTGATTCGGCCCATACTCAGCAAGTACAACTACAAGATGGAGCAGGTGCAGGTGATCATGAGGGACACTCAGGCGCCGCTGGATCTCAACCAGCCGGTGACGATGGCCGATGGCCAGCGACTGCGCATTGTGCTGCTCAATCCGGATTTTCAGGTTGGCGGCGGCAGTAGCATGCCGCCGAAGCAAAGCAAACCGATGAAGCCGCTGCCGCAGGGCCAGCTGGATGAGCTGACGAACAAGGTGTTCAACGAGCTGCTGGCCAGCAAGGCGGATGCGGCGGCCAGTGAGAGGTCGCGACCCGTCGATCTCTGCTCCATGAAGTCCAACGAGGCGCCCTCGGaggcgtcgtcgtcgtcgctgtTTGAACGCATGCGGCGCCAGCAGCGCGACGGCGGCGGCAACATTCCGGGTAGCAAGCTGCCCAAGCTCAAGAAGAAGTCCACTACTGGCAGTCAGCAGTCCGAGGAGGCGACTGCCGCGGATCCCAAGAAGCCGATTATAGCCAAACTGAAGGCGGGCGTGAAGCTGCAGGTGACGGAGCGAGTAGCCGAGCACCAAG ATGAACTACTCGAGGGCCTGAAGCGGGCACAGCTGGCAAGGCTGGAGGATCAACGCGGCACCGAGATTAACTTCGATCTGCCCGATTTCCTGAAGAACAAGGAGAATCTCAGCGCGGCAGTCTCGAAGCTGCGCAAGGTGCGCGCCAGTTTGAGTCCTGTGAGCAAGGCGGCGTCCACGCCCACGGAGATTCCGCAGCCGGCGCCACGTCTGTCCATCACACGTGGCCAGCAGACGGTGTCGCCCATGAAGGTGGACCAGGAGCCAGAGACTGAACTGTCCGCCGAGACGCAGGACCCAACGGAATTGGCCAAAGCGCCGCCTCCGCTGCCGCCGAAGCCAAAGGTGCTGCCCATCAAGCCCTCCAACTGGGGCGTGGCCGTGACCCAGCCCACGGGCAACTATTGCAACAAGTTCTCCCCAACCAGCAAACAGGTGCCGACATCGCCTAAAGAAGCCTCGAAACCGGCAGCGTTTGCCAGCAAAATACCACTGGAACTGGGACGAAAGTCCCTCGAGGAGGCGGGCTCGCGGTGTGCTTACCTCGATGAGCCCAGCAGCAGCTTTGTGTGA
- the loco gene encoding regulator of G-protein signaling loco isoform X5, producing the protein MNASDNDMYIKTLMLDSSDLKSTRSQHQLSLLQVPKILTTPAPPSSITASVAPEDAAQEHGCPSNWGGSFERMLQDAAGMQTFSEFLKKEFSAENIYFWTACERYRLLESEADRVVQAREIFGKHLANSSSDPVNVDSQARSLTEEKLAGAAPDIFAPAQKQIFNLMKFDSYQRFIRSDMYKSCVEAEQKNQPLPYSGLDLDELLKTNFHMGAFSKLKKSASNAEDRRRKSLLPWHRKTRSKSRYRTEIMADLQHSLMPAPPLPPPAPLTSASLKLVSGQNSLSDIHSSRSSLSSFDAATTATGGGGQGASAESVCSLCRVILTDGATTIVQTRAGETVGELVERLLEKRNLVYPYYDIVFQGSTKSIDVQQPSQMLAGKEVLIERRVAFKLDLPDPKVISVKSKPKKQLHEVIRPILSKYNYKMEQVQVIMRDTQAPLDLNQPVTMADGQRLRIVLLNPDFQVGGGSSMPPKQSKPMKPLPQGQLDELTNKVFNELLASKADAAASERSRPVDLCSMKSNEAPSEASSSSLFERMRRQQRDGGGNIPGSKLPKLKKKSTTGSQQSEEATAADPKKPIIAKLKAGVKLQVTERVAEHQDELLEGLKRAQLARLEDQRGTEINFDLPDFLKNKENLSAAVSKLRKVRASLSPVSKAASTPTEIPQPAPRLSITRGQQTVSPMKVDQEPETELSAETQDPTELAKAPPPLPPKPKVLPIKPSNWGVAVTQPTGNYCNKFSPTSKQVPTSPKEASKPAAFASKIPLELGRKSLEEAGSRCAYLDEPSSSFV; encoded by the exons ATGAACGCCTCCGACAACGACATGTACATCAAGACGCTGATGCTGGACTCCTCGGATCTCAAGTCGACGCGCAGTCAGCATCAGTTGAGCCTGCTACAGGTGCCCAAGATCCTGACCACGCCTGCCCCGCCCTCCTCTATCACCGCTTCCGTTGCTCCAGAGGATGCGGCCCAAGAACATGGCTGTCCGAGCAACTGGGGTGGCTCCTTCGAGCGGATGCTGCAGGATGCCGCCGGCATGCAGACCTTTTCCGAGTTCCTCAAGAAGGAGTTCTCGGCGGAGAACATCTACTTCTGGACCGCCTGCGAGCGTTACCGCCTGCTGGAATCCGAGGCGGATCGCGTGGTCCAGGCCCGTGAGATCTTTGGCAAGCATTtggccaacagcagcagtgATCCCGTCAACGTGGACTCGCAGGCACGCAGCCTCACCGAGGAGAAGCTGGCCGGTGCCGCGCCGGACATATTTGCGCCGGCCCAGAAGCAGATCTTCAACCTGATGAAGTTCGACAGCTACCAGCGATTCATCCGCTCCGACATGTACAAGAGCTGCGTGGAGGCGGAGCAGAAGAACCAGCCGCTGCCCTACAGCGGCCTGGATCTGGACGAGCTGCTCAAGACAAATTTTCACATGGGCGCCTTCTCCAAG CTCAAAAAATCGGCTAGCAATGCGGAGGATCGGCGTCGCAAGAGTCTGCTTCCCTGGCACCGCAAGACGCGGAGCAAGTCCCGTTATCGCACCGAGATAATGGCTGACCTGCAGCATTCGCTGATGCCGGCGCCACCACTTCCGCCACCTGCCCCGCTCACCAGTGCTTCGCTGAAGCTCGTCTCCGGTCAGAATTCCCTGAGCGACATACACAGCTCCAGGTCCTCGTTGTCCTCCTTTGACGCGGCCACCACCGCGACCGGCGGAGGAGGCCAAGGAGCCAGTGCGGAAAGCGTGTGCTCGCTGTGCCGGGTGATCCTCACCGATGGAGCCACTACCATAGTCCAGACGCGTGCTGGAGAAACAGTGGGAGAACTGGTGGAACGACTGCTAGAGAAGCGGAACCTAGTGTATCCCTACTACGACATTGTGTTCCAGGGCAGCACCAAGTCCATCGATGTGCAGCAGCCGTCGCAAATGCTCGCGGGCAAGGAGGTGCTGATCGAGCGGCGGGTGGCCTTCAAGCTGGACCTGCCCGATCCCAAGGTGATATCGGTGAAGAGCAAGCCCAAGAAGCAGCTGCACGAGGTGATTCGGCCCATACTCAGCAAGTACAACTACAAGATGGAGCAGGTGCAGGTGATCATGAGGGACACTCAGGCGCCGCTGGATCTCAACCAGCCGGTGACGATGGCCGATGGCCAGCGACTGCGCATTGTGCTGCTCAATCCGGATTTTCAGGTTGGCGGCGGCAGTAGCATGCCGCCGAAGCAAAGCAAACCGATGAAGCCGCTGCCGCAGGGCCAGCTGGATGAGCTGACGAACAAGGTGTTCAACGAGCTGCTGGCCAGCAAGGCGGATGCGGCGGCCAGTGAGAGGTCGCGACCCGTCGATCTCTGCTCCATGAAGTCCAACGAGGCGCCCTCGGaggcgtcgtcgtcgtcgctgtTTGAACGCATGCGGCGCCAGCAGCGCGACGGCGGCGGCAACATTCCGGGTAGCAAGCTGCCCAAGCTCAAGAAGAAGTCCACTACTGGCAGTCAGCAGTCCGAGGAGGCGACTGCCGCGGATCCCAAGAAGCCGATTATAGCCAAACTGAAGGCGGGCGTGAAGCTGCAGGTGACGGAGCGAGTAGCCGAGCACCAAG ATGAACTACTCGAGGGCCTGAAGCGGGCACAGCTGGCAAGGCTGGAGGATCAACGCGGCACCGAGATTAACTTCGATCTGCCCGATTTCCTGAAGAACAAGGAGAATCTCAGCGCGGCAGTCTCGAAGCTGCGCAAGGTGCGCGCCAGTTTGAGTCCTGTGAGCAAGGCGGCGTCCACGCCCACGGAGATTCCGCAGCCGGCGCCACGTCTGTCCATCACACGTGGCCAGCAGACGGTGTCGCCCATGAAGGTGGACCAGGAGCCAGAGACTGAACTGTCCGCCGAGACGCAGGACCCAACGGAATTGGCCAAAGCGCCGCCTCCGCTGCCGCCGAAGCCAAAGGTGCTGCCCATCAAGCCCTCCAACTGGGGCGTGGCCGTGACCCAGCCCACGGGCAACTATTGCAACAAGTTCTCCCCAACCAGCAAACAGGTGCCGACATCGCCTAAAGAAGCCTCGAAACCGGCAGCGTTTGCCAGCAAAATACCACTGGAACTGGGACGAAAGTCCCTCGAGGAGGCGGGCTCGCGGTGTGCTTACCTCGATGAGCCCAGCAGCAGCTTTGTGTGA